In Tepidanaerobacter syntrophicus, a single genomic region encodes these proteins:
- a CDS encoding permease — protein MLSKIFDSTTLGFMAAAITLFIIVLIKDASLAVSASKDGLTLFVRYAVLIISSMLIAAYIQALIPKDLITSYLGGASGFKGIFLGSLIGGLTPGSPYAALPFFAGIMRMGASVPATVAMVCAWGLWSIGRIPLEAAVMGAKFTMIQVISSFILPILAGLVAWFLETIPWFMT, from the coding sequence TTGTTAAGTAAGATATTTGATTCTACCACTTTGGGTTTTATGGCGGCTGCAATCACATTATTTATTATTGTACTGATTAAAGATGCATCATTGGCCGTATCTGCTTCAAAAGACGGTTTAACCCTTTTTGTAAGATATGCAGTGCTTATAATTTCCTCTATGCTCATTGCCGCCTATATTCAGGCGCTAATTCCTAAAGACCTGATAACTTCATATCTTGGCGGCGCTTCCGGTTTTAAAGGTATATTTTTAGGAAGCCTTATAGGCGGTCTGACTCCCGGCTCTCCATATGCCGCACTGCCGTTTTTTGCCGGCATCATGCGTATGGGAGCAAGTGTGCCTGCTACTGTGGCCATGGTATGTGCATGGGGTCTGTGGTCCATTGGCCGTATTCCTTTAGAAGCCGCTGTCATGGGCGCAAAGTTTACTATGATTCAGGTAATAAGCAGTTTTATTCTTCCGATTCTCGCCGGACTAGTGGCATGGTTCCTGGAGACTATACCGTGGTTTATGACTTGA
- a CDS encoding [FeFe] hydrogenase, group A → MEKTMKINGKQVSFTDEANLLEVIRKAGIELPTFCYHSELSVYGACRMCLVEDDNGRIMAACSTPPRPGMSIRTHTERLIRQRRVTLELLLANHDRECTTCVKSGNCRLQELANILGIGEIRFGQKNGRLPIDDSSPAIVRDPNKCILCGDCVRMCEEVQGVGVLGFAYRGSNAKVVPPFNKNISEVNCVDCGQCAAVCPTGALTIASHMEKVWSALHDPQKTVVAQIAPAVRVSLGEEFGLKPGTPATGKVVGALKKIGFDKVFDTCFAADVTAIEESCEFLERISKNQRLPQFTSCCPAWVKYVELHYPQYKDNISTCRSPQQMFGSLMKGIYAKAIGTDSENIFVVSIMPCTAKKSEAKREEFFKNGVPDVDAVLTTQELARIIREAGVVFDEVEEMPFDMPLGFATGGGIIFGGSKGVATAVMRVIGKEPDFKTDKDNPNIKTAEIDYNARKIKVATVSGLGNAKKLLEDLRAGNKYYDLIEVMACSGGCIGGGGQPQPNSNDIRKSRKQGLFGHEKLMQLKSPLENPVIKDLYKDNLGEPGSAKAHAMLHTTYTNRKRINESICFFEEQLNTAKKRVVKVCVGTCCYLSGAYDLFSTLKDKLSQEDFKDKVELAATFCFENCTQSPCVMVDDVLIGEATVEKVINEILKQTAVQ, encoded by the coding sequence ATGGAAAAGACTATGAAAATAAACGGAAAACAAGTGTCGTTTACTGATGAAGCCAATCTCTTGGAAGTAATACGAAAAGCCGGTATTGAGCTTCCAACTTTCTGCTATCATTCAGAGCTTTCGGTATATGGTGCATGCAGGATGTGTCTGGTAGAAGACGATAACGGCAGAATAATGGCAGCATGCTCAACCCCGCCTCGCCCCGGAATGTCTATCAGGACTCATACAGAAAGGCTAATACGTCAGAGAAGGGTTACTTTAGAACTTTTGCTGGCAAACCACGATAGAGAGTGCACAACCTGTGTAAAGAGCGGCAACTGCCGCCTGCAGGAATTGGCAAACATCTTAGGAATTGGGGAAATACGATTTGGACAGAAAAACGGTAGGCTGCCTATAGACGATTCAAGCCCTGCTATAGTAAGAGATCCAAACAAGTGCATCTTATGCGGAGATTGTGTTAGAATGTGCGAAGAAGTACAGGGCGTAGGTGTGCTGGGTTTTGCATATAGAGGCAGCAATGCCAAGGTTGTGCCGCCTTTTAACAAGAATATTTCCGAAGTCAATTGCGTGGATTGCGGCCAATGTGCGGCAGTTTGTCCGACAGGAGCGCTGACAATAGCATCACATATGGAAAAGGTGTGGTCTGCTCTTCACGACCCACAAAAAACAGTAGTAGCTCAGATTGCTCCGGCTGTAAGAGTTTCCCTTGGAGAAGAATTCGGCTTAAAACCTGGTACCCCTGCAACCGGCAAAGTTGTAGGTGCTTTGAAAAAAATAGGATTTGATAAGGTTTTTGATACTTGTTTTGCAGCAGATGTTACTGCAATAGAAGAATCCTGTGAATTCTTAGAAAGGATTTCTAAAAACCAACGTTTGCCTCAATTTACATCATGCTGTCCTGCGTGGGTAAAATATGTGGAGCTGCACTATCCGCAGTATAAGGACAACATTTCTACCTGCAGATCTCCTCAACAAATGTTTGGCTCACTAATGAAGGGCATTTATGCCAAAGCCATAGGCACAGACTCTGAAAATATATTCGTAGTTTCTATAATGCCATGCACGGCGAAAAAGTCTGAAGCTAAACGGGAAGAATTTTTCAAGAATGGCGTTCCAGATGTTGATGCAGTGCTTACCACACAGGAGCTTGCAAGAATAATAAGGGAAGCCGGAGTAGTCTTCGATGAGGTGGAAGAGATGCCATTTGATATGCCTCTTGGCTTTGCTACGGGAGGCGGAATTATCTTTGGCGGCAGCAAAGGTGTGGCAACTGCCGTAATGAGGGTAATCGGAAAAGAACCTGATTTTAAAACAGATAAGGATAACCCAAACATAAAAACAGCTGAAATAGATTATAATGCAAGAAAAATTAAAGTTGCAACAGTTTCGGGATTAGGTAATGCAAAAAAACTTCTTGAAGACTTAAGAGCCGGGAATAAATATTATGACTTGATAGAAGTAATGGCATGTTCTGGCGGATGTATAGGAGGCGGCGGTCAACCTCAGCCGAACAGCAATGATATAAGAAAAAGCCGAAAACAAGGTCTCTTTGGACATGAAAAACTTATGCAGCTTAAATCTCCCCTGGAAAACCCGGTAATAAAAGACCTATATAAAGACAATCTCGGTGAGCCGGGAAGTGCTAAAGCTCATGCAATGCTCCACACGACATATACAAATCGAAAGAGAATCAATGAAAGTATATGCTTTTTTGAAGAACAATTAAATACTGCTAAAAAAAGAGTTGTAAAAGTGTGTGTGGGCACATGCTGCTATCTGTCAGGTGCCTATGACCTGTTTTCGACCTTAAAGGATAAGTTGAGCCAAGAGGATTTTAAGGATAAAGTAGAACTTGCTGCAACATTCTGTTTCGAAAATTGCACACAAAGCCCATGCGTTATGGTCGATGATGTGCTGATTGGAGAAGCCACAGTTGAAAAAGTAATTAATGAAATTTTAAAACAAACTGCAGTGCAGTAA
- a CDS encoding NADH-quinone oxidoreductase subunit NuoF yields MIRTVNELQEKYDELSKMVQGYHMRILVCGGTGCIANGSLEVYEKFKEVLHKKGLYTDLKLIQEGKEGVGISSSGCHGFCEMGPLVRIEPKGYLYVKVKAEDVEEIVESTVLRKQPVKRLLFKDSAEKKEFLKENEIPFYRRQTRLVLKNCGKIDAEDIRDYIVCGGYKALAKVLTEMTPEEVCDEILKSGLRGRGGAGFPTGKKWKQVLMQDADIKYVVCNGDEGDPGAFMDRSVMEGDPHRMLEGMIIAGYASGAREGYIYVRGEYPLAVKRLQVAIQQAHEWGFLGENILGSNFDFDIHINKGAGAFVCGEGSALTQSIEGFRGMPRPRPPRTVEKGLFGKPTVLNNVETFANVPLIISNGADWYLTIGTPGSPGTKIFALTGNINNTGLIEVPMGITLRQIIFDIGAGIRNGKKFKAVQIGGPSGGCLTEEHLDISMDFDSLEAAGAMVGSGGLVVLDEDSCMVEVARFFMDFTQRESCGKCVPCREGTKRMLEILEKIVSGNANIKDLQLLEELAEVVKIGSLCGLGKTAPNPVLTTMKYFKDEYMAHVVEKRCPSKVCKGLGQLAIDPDKCRGCGKCRKICPASAIEGKTREPHKIDITRCLRCLACVDACPFDAIREE; encoded by the coding sequence ATGATCAGGACAGTTAATGAGTTGCAAGAGAAATATGATGAGTTGAGCAAAATGGTGCAAGGCTACCACATGCGTATTCTTGTATGCGGAGGGACCGGATGTATTGCTAACGGTTCACTAGAGGTCTACGAGAAGTTCAAAGAAGTTTTACACAAAAAGGGGCTTTATACTGATCTAAAGCTAATTCAAGAAGGAAAAGAAGGAGTCGGCATATCTTCTAGCGGCTGCCATGGATTTTGTGAAATGGGCCCTCTCGTTAGAATTGAACCTAAAGGCTATTTATATGTAAAGGTAAAGGCCGAGGATGTTGAGGAGATTGTTGAAAGCACAGTCTTGAGAAAGCAGCCTGTTAAGCGGCTTTTGTTTAAAGACTCTGCCGAGAAAAAAGAGTTTCTAAAAGAAAATGAAATTCCTTTTTATCGCCGCCAAACGCGGCTTGTGCTGAAAAACTGCGGCAAAATTGATGCCGAAGACATAAGAGATTATATTGTATGTGGCGGTTATAAAGCACTGGCAAAGGTGTTAACGGAAATGACACCTGAAGAGGTCTGCGATGAGATTTTAAAATCCGGACTTAGAGGGCGCGGTGGAGCAGGGTTTCCGACAGGGAAAAAGTGGAAACAGGTTCTTATGCAGGATGCGGATATAAAGTATGTGGTGTGCAATGGAGATGAGGGAGATCCAGGAGCCTTTATGGATCGCAGCGTAATGGAAGGTGATCCTCATCGGATGCTGGAAGGCATGATAATAGCAGGATATGCATCTGGAGCCAGGGAAGGCTACATATATGTAAGAGGTGAATATCCTCTGGCGGTTAAAAGACTGCAGGTGGCCATACAGCAAGCACATGAATGGGGATTTCTCGGGGAAAACATATTAGGCAGCAATTTTGATTTTGATATTCATATCAACAAGGGAGCAGGCGCGTTTGTATGTGGTGAGGGTTCGGCACTTACTCAGTCTATTGAAGGCTTTAGGGGAATGCCTCGCCCCAGACCGCCTCGCACTGTTGAAAAGGGCCTTTTTGGGAAACCTACGGTTTTAAACAATGTAGAAACCTTTGCAAATGTACCTCTTATAATATCTAACGGAGCTGATTGGTATCTGACTATAGGTACTCCCGGAAGCCCCGGAACGAAAATATTTGCATTGACAGGCAATATAAACAACACGGGCTTAATTGAAGTGCCTATGGGTATTACACTTCGCCAAATAATATTTGATATAGGTGCAGGCATAAGGAACGGCAAGAAGTTTAAGGCGGTTCAGATTGGAGGGCCATCAGGCGGATGTTTGACCGAAGAGCACCTTGATATTTCTATGGACTTTGATTCTCTGGAAGCTGCCGGTGCTATGGTGGGTTCAGGCGGTTTGGTAGTTTTAGATGAGGATAGCTGTATGGTAGAAGTGGCCCGGTTTTTTATGGATTTTACCCAAAGAGAATCCTGCGGCAAATGTGTGCCATGCCGAGAAGGAACAAAAAGAATGCTGGAGATTTTAGAAAAGATAGTGTCAGGTAATGCGAATATAAAAGACTTACAACTTTTAGAGGAGCTTGCCGAAGTAGTAAAAATCGGTTCCTTGTGTGGCCTTGGGAAGACTGCGCCTAACCCGGTATTGACAACGATGAAATATTTTAAAGATGAATATATGGCACATGTAGTTGAAAAAAGATGCCCCTCAAAGGTATGTAAAGGCCTTGGCCAACTTGCTATTGACCCGGATAAATGTCGCGGCTGCGGAAAATGCAGGAAAATATGTCCTGCATCAGCTATTGAAGGCAAAACGAGGGAACCTCATAAAATTGACATTACACGATGCTTGCGGTGTCTTGCATGTGTAGATGCATGCCCCTTTGATGCCATAAGGGAGGAATAA
- a CDS encoding complex I 24 kDa subunit family protein: protein MVNDISCRNFEKVNKILEKYDYKPSNLISIFQEVQEIYRYLPEEILVYISTAMGIAPSRIFGVATFYESFSLEPKGKNLIKVCDGTACHVRNSDKILSTTKEILNLKGDTKTTDDMLFTLDTVSCLGACGLAPVIVINDKVYGNMTPEKVRQLINDIKEASCNDQDS from the coding sequence TTGGTAAATGATATTTCATGCAGAAACTTTGAAAAGGTAAACAAGATTCTTGAGAAATATGATTATAAGCCGTCAAATCTCATAAGCATATTTCAGGAAGTGCAGGAGATTTATCGCTATTTACCGGAAGAAATTCTTGTTTACATTTCTACTGCTATGGGTATAGCGCCATCTAGAATATTTGGCGTTGCTACTTTTTATGAAAGCTTTTCACTGGAGCCAAAAGGAAAAAATCTGATAAAGGTTTGTGATGGAACGGCATGCCATGTACGAAATTCGGATAAAATCCTATCTACCACCAAAGAAATATTGAATTTAAAGGGTGATACAAAAACGACCGATGATATGCTCTTTACGCTTGATACTGTTTCGTGCTTGGGAGCATGTGGTCTAGCACCTGTGATTGTTATAAACGACAAGGTATATGGAAACATGACACCTGAGAAGGTAAGGCAGCTGATTAATGATATAAAGGAGGCAAGCTGCAATGATCAGGACAGTTAA
- a CDS encoding DUF6063 family protein: MITHEHLQKGSEVFFSLLENKILPLTDARVYSYMEEPEIREVVKAMAQGAGLRILDTRENLHIVSQARDSIFATSYTHMKSKYKLDRKKYFYLANIIICIYLAEIDKENDIRVRWEEEGVTYYKLEEQVTKVLDSWKTRLDEEDGFAEEWGIAVEEIYDIWNNDFSMYKESKTGDVDVQRNKNTRLGFIYEAMRPLADQKLIINNVNELKIIPKIELYERLNYLYHQRDRYKEIMDLIQRTEEGIADAENNRNQDNGL, from the coding sequence TTGATTACTCATGAGCATTTACAAAAAGGTTCTGAGGTGTTTTTTTCATTGCTTGAAAATAAAATATTGCCACTGACTGATGCCCGAGTATATTCCTATATGGAGGAACCTGAAATAAGGGAAGTTGTAAAAGCTATGGCCCAAGGAGCCGGGTTAAGGATTTTAGACACCAGGGAGAACTTGCATATTGTAAGCCAAGCCCGTGACTCGATTTTTGCCACTTCATATACACATATGAAAAGCAAATACAAACTCGACAGAAAAAAATACTTCTATCTTGCCAATATAATTATTTGTATTTACCTTGCGGAAATAGATAAGGAAAATGATATACGGGTGAGGTGGGAAGAGGAAGGAGTGACTTATTATAAACTGGAGGAACAGGTGACAAAGGTGCTTGACTCCTGGAAAACCCGGTTGGATGAAGAAGATGGTTTTGCCGAGGAATGGGGAATCGCCGTTGAGGAGATTTACGATATTTGGAATAATGATTTTTCCATGTACAAGGAATCAAAAACCGGTGATGTGGATGTGCAGAGGAATAAAAACACTCGTCTTGGTTTCATATATGAAGCCATGCGTCCGTTAGCCGATCAGAAACTCATCATTAACAATGTCAATGAATTAAAGATAATACCTAAAATTGAGTTGTATGAGAGACTAAATTATTTATACCATCAACGGGATCGATATAAAGAGATAATGGACTTGATTCAAAGAACCGAGGAGGGAATTGCTGATGCCGAGAATAACCGGAATCAGGATAACGGGCTGTAA
- a CDS encoding Wadjet anti-phage system protein JetD domain-containing protein: MYNLIKVFLNDYKQKNRKSFYLDDLEKFLLEKSGGSSAYHKKGGYHGLYEALETLLQEGYIKPMKTVGYNGKYPPLKLRWYITEDVITPRWKSEDILRLSDLLDLSTYIKYPRLQTDREWQFILRIYEFLQNRDWREWASCEERCLELFDNEKFLDPKEEPDNGVIKRLKLSYEDLKMKKYGQMFAYWNRGVRQIKTAIILENHSTFFTFKRAAAKGYDLFGIIPDAIIYGQGKDIISSFAFIHEIADIGGLKVFYFGDIDPEGYMIYKSLRETYPSVNISLQLDAYKNLLDFGKSYPIKKAQNTNIENLNFVISEFAENNYHETVKHLKRLWYANRRIPQEFITYEYLIRSKTVPERDKL, from the coding sequence ATGTACAATCTTATAAAAGTCTTTTTGAATGACTACAAACAAAAAAATCGGAAAAGTTTTTATTTAGATGATCTTGAAAAGTTTTTGTTGGAAAAATCAGGAGGATCCTCCGCTTACCATAAAAAGGGCGGCTACCATGGCCTATACGAGGCTTTAGAAACACTCCTGCAAGAAGGATATATAAAACCAATGAAAACCGTGGGATACAATGGCAAATATCCGCCATTGAAACTTCGATGGTACATTACAGAAGATGTGATTACTCCAAGATGGAAGAGTGAAGACATCCTAAGACTGTCCGATTTATTGGACCTTAGTACATATATTAAATATCCGAGGCTGCAAACTGACAGAGAATGGCAATTTATTTTACGAATATATGAGTTTTTGCAAAACAGAGACTGGCGAGAGTGGGCAAGTTGCGAGGAAAGGTGTTTAGAGCTTTTTGATAATGAGAAGTTTTTAGACCCAAAAGAAGAACCGGACAACGGAGTAATCAAAAGATTAAAGCTGTCTTATGAAGACCTTAAAATGAAAAAATACGGCCAGATGTTTGCATATTGGAACAGGGGCGTAAGGCAGATTAAAACCGCAATTATTTTGGAAAATCATTCCACATTCTTTACTTTTAAAAGGGCTGCGGCAAAGGGATATGACCTATTTGGCATTATTCCCGACGCCATAATTTACGGTCAAGGCAAGGATATAATAAGCAGCTTTGCTTTCATCCATGAGATTGCCGATATCGGCGGCTTAAAGGTCTTTTATTTTGGGGATATTGACCCGGAAGGTTATATGATTTACAAATCCCTAAGGGAAACATATCCTTCCGTAAATATTTCACTTCAACTAGATGCATATAAAAATTTGTTAGATTTTGGAAAATCTTATCCAATTAAAAAAGCTCAGAATACGAATATCGAAAATTTAAATTTTGTTATAAGTGAGTTTGCCGAAAATAATTATCATGAAACGGTGAAACATCTAAAAAGACTGTGGTATGCAAATCGGAGAATTCCACAAGAGTTTATTACTTATGAATATTTGATAAGGTCAAAGACCGTTCCTGAAAGGGACAAATTGTAG
- a CDS encoding NEW3 domain-containing protein, with protein MSRSKTKILAAIILILVIGLCPTAYGANGLIIYTQYPGISAQPGNNITFPLIIKGSGFIDIAVTSIPSGWTAGIYGEGMRVHRVYTSSDVNAEVDLRVQIPSEAKNGSYNLVVQASGAGGTSTLTLNIKIDTNAEGADKIDVQYPSLSGPDTATFSFRGTLYNNSGRPRFYTLGADAPEGWQVSFKPAYQSNQITSLSLEAGKSQDLDIVVQPPKGVKAGKYKITAAAVYGSEVAKADLEVVISGTYRLKLSTPSDRLNADLTAGKEGSVTLELENQGSADLHGINLSASTPTGWTVAFKPDSIETLKSGEKKQVTASITPSAKAIAGDYMVTITASTDETSDSIDIRTTIHTSTLWGFIGVVIIFAVIAWVVTTFRKYGRR; from the coding sequence ATGTCAAGGAGTAAAACCAAAATTTTAGCAGCAATAATTCTTATCCTGGTAATCGGTCTTTGTCCAACAGCTTATGGTGCAAACGGTTTAATCATTTATACTCAATATCCCGGAATTTCAGCACAGCCCGGCAATAATATAACTTTTCCTCTTATAATAAAAGGTTCTGGCTTTATAGACATTGCTGTAACAAGTATTCCATCCGGCTGGACAGCTGGAATTTATGGGGAAGGTATGAGGGTTCACCGAGTATATACATCTTCAGATGTTAATGCAGAAGTAGATTTGCGTGTCCAAATTCCTTCAGAGGCAAAAAATGGCAGCTATAATTTAGTAGTTCAGGCTTCAGGTGCAGGCGGCACATCTACTTTAACCTTAAACATCAAAATCGATACCAATGCGGAGGGTGCTGACAAGATAGATGTGCAATACCCTTCTCTTTCAGGGCCGGATACTGCCACATTTAGTTTTAGAGGCACTCTTTACAATAACAGCGGCCGTCCGAGATTCTACACTCTTGGCGCTGATGCTCCCGAGGGCTGGCAGGTTTCTTTTAAACCGGCATACCAAAGCAATCAGATTACAAGCCTCAGTTTAGAGGCAGGCAAATCGCAGGATCTTGATATAGTTGTGCAGCCGCCAAAAGGAGTCAAGGCCGGAAAATATAAAATAACTGCGGCAGCAGTCTATGGAAGCGAAGTTGCAAAAGCAGATTTAGAAGTAGTAATTTCGGGTACTTATCGTCTCAAGCTTTCTACACCTTCTGACAGGCTAAACGCCGATCTTACAGCAGGTAAAGAAGGATCGGTAACTTTAGAACTGGAAAATCAAGGGAGTGCAGACCTGCATGGTATAAACCTTTCTGCAAGTACGCCTACAGGCTGGACTGTTGCATTTAAACCGGATTCCATAGAAACACTAAAAAGCGGAGAAAAGAAACAGGTTACTGCATCTATCACCCCTAGCGCCAAAGCCATTGCGGGAGATTACATGGTGACCATAACCGCTTCTACTGATGAAACATCTGATAGCATAGATATTAGGACGACTATTCATACTTCCACATTGTGGGGTTTTATAGGAGTTGTAATAATTTTTGCGGTAATAGCTTGGGTAGTTACAACCTTCAGGAAATACGGGCGGCGATAG
- a CDS encoding ABC transporter ATP-binding protein, translating to MDTQTIIEIQNLVKQYGSITAVDNLNLSICKGEIFGLLGPNGAGKTTTILMLMGLCEPTSGSISVAGLNPAREPILVKKIVGYMPDSIGFYGDMTGRENLYYTANLNRIPKEEQEKRIDFLISKVGLKEAADRKVREYSRGMRQRLGVADVLLKDPEVVFLDEPTLGLDPEGTAELLEIIKELGKKEGKTVLISSHLLHQVQAICDRVGIFVKGKLVASGTISELAQKIGGERAVEIKATPLEDFPYNAISAMPGVDSVSVQDDMIIIDGAGEELAPKIVKALVERGMNIYHVKVRGSDLDDIYRRYFQEEGAKNDK from the coding sequence ATGGATACCCAAACAATAATTGAAATTCAAAATCTGGTAAAGCAGTACGGGTCTATCACAGCAGTTGACAATTTAAATCTTTCGATATGCAAGGGTGAAATTTTTGGCTTGCTGGGCCCAAATGGCGCAGGAAAAACTACTACGATATTAATGCTTATGGGGCTTTGTGAACCTACTTCCGGCAGTATCAGTGTAGCAGGTTTAAATCCGGCGCGAGAACCTATTCTGGTTAAAAAAATAGTTGGCTACATGCCTGACAGTATCGGCTTTTACGGGGATATGACCGGCAGGGAAAATCTTTATTATACCGCAAATTTAAACAGGATTCCAAAAGAGGAGCAGGAAAAGAGAATTGATTTTCTTATAAGCAAGGTTGGCCTCAAGGAGGCTGCTGACAGAAAAGTAAGGGAATATTCCAGAGGCATGCGGCAGCGTCTCGGCGTAGCCGATGTGCTTTTAAAGGATCCGGAAGTAGTATTTCTTGATGAGCCTACTTTAGGTCTTGATCCGGAGGGTACTGCAGAACTTTTGGAAATTATAAAAGAGCTTGGCAAAAAAGAAGGTAAAACCGTTTTAATATCTTCCCATCTCCTTCATCAGGTACAGGCTATTTGCGATAGAGTAGGAATTTTTGTAAAGGGCAAGCTTGTTGCGTCAGGCACTATTTCTGAGCTTGCTCAAAAAATAGGCGGCGAGCGGGCTGTGGAAATCAAGGCAACTCCTCTGGAAGATTTTCCCTATAATGCGATAAGCGCTATGCCGGGTGTAGATTCCGTCAGTGTTCAGGATGATATGATTATTATCGATGGTGCAGGAGAAGAACTTGCTCCTAAAATAGTAAAAGCACTTGTTGAGCGCGGCATGAATATTTATCATGTTAAAGTACGAGGCTCAGACCTTGACGACATCTATCGTCGGTATTTTCAGGAAGAAGGTGCAAAAAATGATAAGTAA
- a CDS encoding ABC transporter permease — protein sequence MISKLKNIFGINTSESTSKEILGGIDVVFFKELADQLSSIRYIILFALITLTGVVSFYSAISNIGTLTEDSGTNFILIRLFTTSGTSLPSFTWFLSLLGPLLGLSMGFDAINAEQSNGTLTRLLAQPIYRDDVINGKFFARLFILTLMTFALGGFVAGMGIVLTGVAPEGEEVVRLIIYLLLSVVYMAFWVALSMLFSVIFRQTATSALSTIALWLFFTIFLPIFAGMVADTLFPVTDKADVLTQLYNIKLSQGISRLSPSTLYSEAAVTILSPNVRTLGPVLLEQAYGAVPGSLPLGQSLLLIWPHLTGLIAGTMIIFGITYTLFMRQEIRA from the coding sequence ATGATAAGTAAATTGAAAAACATTTTTGGAATTAATACTTCCGAATCAACTTCCAAGGAAATCCTCGGCGGAATAGATGTAGTATTTTTCAAGGAGCTGGCCGATCAGCTTTCTAGCATAAGATATATTATTTTGTTTGCGCTGATTACTCTTACGGGTGTAGTTTCTTTTTATTCTGCAATATCTAATATAGGGACGCTGACTGAGGATTCGGGAACAAATTTTATTCTTATTCGCTTATTTACAACTTCAGGCACCTCACTGCCTTCTTTTACATGGTTTTTGTCACTGCTCGGCCCGCTCCTGGGACTTTCTATGGGTTTTGATGCCATAAACGCCGAACAGTCTAACGGAACACTCACAAGGCTGCTGGCACAGCCCATATACCGAGATGATGTTATCAACGGAAAGTTTTTTGCACGGCTTTTTATACTGACTTTAATGACCTTTGCTCTAGGTGGATTTGTGGCAGGTATGGGTATTGTGCTGACAGGAGTCGCGCCGGAAGGTGAGGAAGTTGTAAGGCTTATAATATATTTGCTATTAAGTGTAGTTTATATGGCTTTTTGGGTTGCGCTTTCAATGTTGTTTTCTGTTATTTTCCGGCAGACTGCAACTTCAGCTCTTTCTACTATTGCATTATGGCTGTTTTTTACCATATTTCTTCCTATATTTGCAGGCATGGTGGCAGATACTTTATTTCCTGTAACCGATAAAGCAGATGTGCTGACTCAGCTTTATAATATAAAATTGTCCCAAGGGATAAGCAGGCTTTCTCCTTCAACACTTTACAGCGAAGCTGCGGTTACTATTCTTTCTCCAAATGTCAGAACATTAGGACCCGTCCTCCTAGAGCAGGCATACGGCGCCGTACCCGGCTCATTGCCTCTCGGCCAGAGCCTGCTTTTGATATGGCCACATCTTACAGGCCTTATAGCGGGAACAATGATCATCTTCGGGATAACTTATACACTTTTCATGCGTCAGGAAATACGAGCTTAA